AAGGCTTAAAATATCAACATCTATCTTAACAATTACAACAATTTTTTCCAAAAGTTTTCATAAATTCACAATAAAGACAACTCACACTTCTTTTTGTGCAGATAATAGGAATTTCTTTCTTCTTTGCTTCATTGCGAAATTTTCTCATTGTGTTATGGTTTAAAAAATTAGTTAGCATCACTAAGCAATCCGTATTTTGAGGAATATCCTTGTGATTAATACTTTCTTTCCTAGCATCCCAATGCGTAACTTTTTTACAACCAAAATTACTCAAAACAGCCCTAATAGAAGCAATCTCATCTCCACCAATAACTAAAATTGACATAAAAAATCCTCATCAAATAAAAATTTATCAGTAAATTTTATATTTACTACATTCAGTTTAAAAAATAAAATGATAATTATTATTATCTTAATTATTAATAAAAATAATTATTATTTTATTTTTGATTTAATGGCTTGATTCTGCTATAATCCTTAAAATTTTGTTAAAAGCATTCAAAAGGAATTAATATGAAAAAATACAAAGAATCTCTGAAAACAATTCTAGATAGATTACACCTTTCTATCAAAAAAAATAACCTTAAAAACTCTAAACAAAGAGAATACATTCTAAAAGTAATCTATGAAGATGGGGGACACTTAAGTCCTGAAGATATTTTTATTGCCATCAAAAAAACCTGCAAAAATGCCAGCATTTCATCAATCTATCGCATTTTATCATTTTTAGAAAAAGAAGGCTTTGTGCATTCTATCGAAGTAGATAAAAGTGGCAAACGCTATGAAATTGCAAGTGGTTTGCATCACGACCATATCATCTGTGTAGAATGTGGAAAAATTGAAGAATTTTGCAATGAAGAAATTGAGAAATTACAAATTGAAGTCGCACAATCCTACAAAGCAAAGCTTGTAGGGCACGATATGCTTTTGTATGTCGTATGCGAATCTTGCCTAAAAAAATAATTTTGCAGAGATTTTTGTGTTTTAGAGATTACGCTCCCTAATCTCTTTTACAATATCTACTTCCCAAAAGAAATCCACCCAATCTTTTGTTTCGCGCAAAAAGAAATCTGGTTTAAAAGTCGCTGTTGGCTTATAAAAAATAGATGCAGTTTTAAAGTCAATATTAGAATTAATTTCTTGTAGAATATTTTTAACTTTTGTTATGCTTGTGCCACTATCAATAATTTCATCCACTATCAAAACCCTTTGATTCCCATAAAGTTCTGGAATATTTGAAATTCTCACTTCTTGCTGCACTTTGTTAAAAAATGAAGCGGCATTGATACTATACACCATTCGCAAATCCAATGCAATTCCCAAAAAATGAGCCATTGTTAAACCACCCCTTGAAATTGCAACAATTCCATCAGGATTAAAATCAATTTTTAAAATCAATTCTTTCATATCCTCTTTAAACATCTCATAGC
This portion of the Helicobacter canadensis MIT 98-5491 genome encodes:
- a CDS encoding Fur family transcriptional regulator; its protein translation is MKKYKESLKTILDRLHLSIKKNNLKNSKQREYILKVIYEDGGHLSPEDIFIAIKKTCKNASISSIYRILSFLEKEGFVHSIEVDKSGKRYEIASGLHHDHIICVECGKIEEFCNEEIEKLQIEVAQSYKAKLVGHDMLLYVVCESCLKK
- a CDS encoding phosphoribosyltransferase is translated as MQYYSYEMFKEDMKELILKIDFNPDGIVAISRGGLTMAHFLGIALDLRMVYSINAASFFNKVQQEVRISNIPELYGNQRVLIVDEIIDSGTSITKVKNILQEINSNIDFKTASIFYKPTATFKPDFFLRETKDWVDFFWEVDIVKEIRERNL
- a CDS encoding DUF2325 domain-containing protein yields the protein MSILVIGGDEIASIRAVLSNFGCKKVTHWDARKESINHKDIPQNTDCLVMLTNFLNHNTMRKFRNEAKKKEIPIICTKRSVSCLYCEFMKTFGKNCCNC